In Halostella salina, a single window of DNA contains:
- a CDS encoding GTPBP1 family GTP-binding protein: MSPDRAVLEQALERGEREGGSVEFKEQLTKDLHLSEGRRESLAAQLRHRVLSGDGEATYVVGVTDDGGLAGIAPDDFSESMDVLSLLAEEAGAHIEDVGTWGVDGGIVGVATVREGAMLDTDDEHIVVGTAGHVDHGKSTLVGSLVTGQPDDGQGGTRGYLDVQPHEVERGLSADLSYGVYGFDDDGPVRMDNPHRKSDRARVVEESDSLVSFVDTVGHEPWLRTTIRGLVGQKLDYGLLTVAADDGPTKTTREHLGVLLATELPTIVAITKADAVDDERLAEVEREVERLLRDVDKTPLRVDRHGVDAAVEEISDTVVPVVTTSAVTMAGLDTLDELFERLPKTAGDDGEFRMYVDRTYKVTGVGAVASGTVMAGEVEAGDELLLGPMPDGSFREVEVRSIEMHYHRVDRAKAGRIVGIALKGIREADVERGMVLLPREADPDPVREFEAEVMVLNHPTRIGDGYEPVVHLETVSEAAAFYPEGGQLLPGDKGRARVRFKFRPYLVEEGQRFVFREGRSKGVGTVTDVNPSD; encoded by the coding sequence ATGAGCCCTGACCGGGCCGTGCTGGAGCAGGCCCTGGAACGTGGCGAACGGGAAGGCGGGAGCGTGGAGTTCAAGGAGCAGCTCACGAAGGACCTCCACCTCTCCGAGGGGCGACGCGAGAGCCTGGCGGCGCAGCTGCGCCACCGCGTGCTCTCGGGCGACGGCGAGGCGACGTACGTCGTCGGCGTCACCGACGACGGCGGGCTCGCGGGGATCGCCCCCGACGACTTCTCCGAGTCGATGGACGTGCTCTCGCTGCTGGCCGAGGAGGCCGGCGCACACATCGAGGACGTGGGGACGTGGGGCGTCGACGGCGGCATCGTCGGCGTCGCCACGGTCCGCGAGGGGGCGATGCTCGACACCGACGACGAGCACATCGTCGTCGGGACGGCTGGCCACGTCGACCACGGGAAGAGCACGCTCGTCGGGAGCCTCGTCACCGGCCAGCCCGACGACGGGCAGGGCGGCACGCGGGGCTACCTCGACGTCCAGCCCCACGAGGTCGAGCGCGGCCTCTCCGCCGACCTGTCCTACGGCGTCTACGGCTTCGACGACGACGGCCCGGTCAGGATGGACAACCCGCACCGCAAATCCGACCGCGCGCGGGTCGTCGAGGAGTCCGACAGCCTCGTCTCCTTCGTCGACACGGTCGGCCACGAGCCGTGGCTCCGCACGACGATCCGGGGGCTGGTCGGGCAGAAACTGGACTACGGCCTGCTCACCGTCGCCGCGGACGACGGCCCGACGAAGACGACCCGCGAGCATCTCGGCGTCCTGCTGGCGACGGAGCTGCCGACCATCGTCGCCATCACCAAGGCCGACGCCGTCGACGACGAGCGCCTCGCCGAGGTCGAGCGCGAGGTCGAGCGCCTGCTCCGGGACGTGGACAAGACGCCGCTCCGGGTCGACCGCCACGGCGTCGACGCCGCCGTCGAGGAGATAAGCGACACCGTCGTCCCCGTGGTGACGACGAGCGCGGTCACGATGGCGGGACTCGACACGCTCGACGAGCTGTTCGAGCGCCTCCCCAAGACCGCGGGCGACGACGGCGAGTTCCGGATGTACGTCGACCGCACCTACAAGGTCACCGGCGTCGGCGCGGTCGCCTCCGGCACCGTGATGGCCGGCGAGGTGGAGGCGGGCGACGAACTGCTGCTCGGGCCGATGCCCGACGGCTCGTTCCGCGAGGTCGAGGTCCGGTCGATCGAGATGCACTACCACCGCGTCGACCGGGCCAAGGCCGGCCGCATCGTCGGCATCGCCCTGAAGGGGATCCGCGAGGCCGACGTGGAGCGCGGGATGGTCCTGCTCCCGCGCGAGGCCGACCCCGACCCCGTCCGGGAGTTCGAGGCCGAAGTGATGGTGCTGAACCACCCGACCCGCATCGGCGACGGCTACGAGCCGGTCGTCCACCTGGAGACGGTGAGCGAGGCCGCCGCGTTCTACCCCGAGGGCGGCCAGTTGCTCCCCGGCGACAAGGGGCGGGCCCGCGTTCGGTTCAAGTTCCGCCCGTACCTCGTCGAGGAGGGCCAGCGGTTCGTCTTCCGCGAGGGGCGCTCGAAGGGCGTCGGCACCGTGACCGACGTGAACCCGAGCGACTGA
- a CDS encoding DnaJ domain-containing protein, whose amino-acid sequence MSKETLLVGLAAVFAGLAAVLGILTLVRMNPFVLILAAPFAFVAYLLWYQGTGRLAEQAQRRADRGEFRDRRESGFGAGARRAARESRGQREARQRYEARFGGRTAASDGAGRTGPQPSPGPSASEAATVLGVSPDAGDDEVRRAYREKVKDVHPDAPDGDEERFKRVQRAYDRLQGDPESDRVSR is encoded by the coding sequence GTGTCGAAGGAGACACTGCTGGTCGGGCTTGCGGCCGTGTTCGCCGGGTTAGCGGCGGTGCTTGGCATCCTGACGCTGGTGCGGATGAACCCCTTCGTGCTGATCCTCGCCGCGCCGTTCGCGTTCGTCGCCTACCTGCTCTGGTACCAGGGCACCGGCCGGCTGGCCGAGCAGGCACAGCGCCGCGCCGACCGGGGCGAGTTCCGCGACCGCCGGGAGTCCGGGTTCGGAGCCGGCGCGCGCCGAGCGGCCCGCGAAAGCCGGGGACAGCGGGAGGCCCGCCAGCGGTACGAGGCCCGCTTCGGCGGCCGGACAGCGGCAAGCGACGGTGCCGGACGCACCGGACCGCAGCCCTCGCCGGGGCCGAGCGCGAGCGAGGCGGCCACGGTCCTCGGCGTCAGCCCGGACGCCGGCGACGACGAAGTCAGGCGAGCCTACCGCGAGAAGGTCAAGGACGTGCATCCGGACGCGCCCGACGGCGACGAGGAGCGGTTCAAGCGCGTCCAGCGCGCCTACGACCGCCTCCAGGGCGATCCGGAGAGTGATCGTGTTAGTCGATAA
- a CDS encoding alpha-hydroxy-acid oxidizing protein, giving the protein MTEEYGYNRQVEVYTTRKATGETPDYPVSYEELKAAAEAELSDEAYAYVAGGAGGEETKSANRRALEQWRIRPRMLRDVTGRDLSTEVLGTEFPVPAMLAPVGVQSIIHDEGELATARAARETEVPFAHSTAASSTMEAVADELGGTPGWFQLYWSSDDDLTASLLDRAEAAGYEAVVVTLDTPLLGWRERDIDLGYLPFMEGEGVANYFEDPVFRESLSGSPEENIDAAVAQFLDVFSDASHTWDDLADLAGMTDLPVVVKGVLHPEDAALALDHGADGVVVSNHGGRQVDGAVAAADALPEVRDRVGDDVPVLFDSGIRRGADAVRAIALGADAVLLGRPYVYGLALGGCEGVAAVVDNFLADLDLTVALSGVTDVDDLDRSVLTER; this is encoded by the coding sequence ATGACCGAGGAGTACGGCTACAACCGACAGGTCGAGGTGTACACGACGCGGAAGGCGACCGGCGAGACGCCCGACTACCCCGTGTCCTACGAGGAACTGAAGGCGGCCGCCGAGGCCGAACTCTCCGACGAGGCGTACGCCTACGTCGCCGGCGGCGCGGGCGGCGAGGAGACGAAGTCGGCGAACCGCCGGGCACTGGAGCAGTGGCGCATCCGACCGCGGATGCTCCGGGACGTGACCGGGCGGGACCTGTCGACCGAAGTCCTCGGCACGGAGTTCCCCGTCCCCGCCATGCTCGCGCCGGTCGGCGTGCAGTCGATCATCCACGACGAGGGCGAACTGGCGACGGCGCGGGCCGCCCGCGAGACGGAGGTCCCGTTCGCGCACAGCACGGCGGCGTCGTCGACGATGGAGGCGGTGGCCGACGAACTCGGCGGGACACCCGGCTGGTTCCAGCTGTACTGGAGTTCGGACGACGACCTGACCGCCAGCCTGCTGGACCGGGCCGAGGCGGCGGGGTACGAGGCCGTCGTCGTCACGCTGGACACGCCGCTTCTGGGCTGGCGCGAGCGCGACATCGACCTCGGCTACCTGCCGTTCATGGAGGGCGAGGGCGTGGCAAACTACTTCGAGGACCCCGTGTTCCGCGAGTCGCTGTCCGGGTCGCCGGAGGAGAACATCGATGCCGCCGTCGCGCAGTTCCTCGACGTGTTCTCGGACGCGAGCCACACCTGGGACGACCTGGCCGACCTCGCCGGGATGACCGACCTCCCGGTCGTCGTGAAGGGCGTGCTCCACCCGGAGGACGCCGCGCTCGCGCTGGACCACGGCGCGGACGGCGTCGTCGTCTCGAACCACGGCGGCCGGCAGGTCGACGGCGCGGTGGCGGCCGCCGACGCGCTCCCCGAGGTCCGCGACCGGGTCGGCGACGACGTGCCGGTGCTGTTCGACAGCGGGATCCGCCGCGGCGCGGACGCCGTCCGGGCGATCGCGCTCGGAGCGGACGCGGTCCTCCTCGGCCGACCGTACGTGTACGGGCTCGCGCTCGGCGGGTGCGAGGGCGTCGCGGCCGTGGTCGACAACTTCCTCGCGGACCTCGATCTGACGGTGGCGCTGTCGGGCGTGACGGACGTGGACGACCTGGACCGGTCGGTGCTGACCGAGCGCTAA
- the pyrF gene encoding orotidine-5'-phosphate decarboxylase, whose protein sequence is MRFFDRLADRIDAADSVVSVGLDPDPDRIPEHLLDRDLPRWAFNRRIIDATHEHAAAFKPNAAFYEDPDGWRALAETIAYAHGKDVPVLLDAKRADIGNTARQYAKLLDPDADGPTADAITANPYLGRDSLEPFLSKADRGVFVLCRTSNPGGADLQDLELASGEAVYERVAALADLWNERGNVGLVVGATTPDELETVREQVPDLPFLVPGVGAQGGDAEAAVEHGLAEGVGLVNSSRGIIFAGEKGGAGDAGEDFDRAAGQAAKRLKGRLNEYR, encoded by the coding sequence ATGCGCTTTTTCGACCGGCTTGCCGACCGCATCGACGCCGCCGACAGCGTCGTCAGCGTCGGTCTCGACCCGGACCCCGACCGCATCCCCGAACACCTGCTCGACCGCGACCTGCCCCGCTGGGCGTTCAACCGCCGGATCATCGACGCGACCCACGAGCACGCCGCCGCGTTCAAGCCAAACGCCGCCTTCTACGAGGACCCCGACGGCTGGCGCGCACTGGCGGAGACCATCGCGTACGCACACGGGAAGGACGTGCCAGTCCTGCTGGACGCCAAGCGGGCCGACATCGGCAACACGGCCCGGCAGTACGCGAAACTGCTCGACCCCGACGCCGACGGCCCGACGGCCGACGCCATCACGGCCAACCCCTACCTCGGCCGCGACTCGCTGGAGCCGTTCCTCTCGAAGGCCGACCGCGGCGTGTTCGTCCTCTGTCGCACCTCCAACCCCGGCGGGGCGGACCTGCAGGACCTCGAACTCGCCTCGGGCGAGGCCGTCTACGAGCGCGTCGCCGCGCTGGCGGACCTGTGGAACGAGCGCGGCAACGTCGGCCTCGTCGTCGGCGCGACGACGCCCGACGAACTGGAGACGGTCCGCGAGCAGGTGCCCGATCTCCCCTTCCTCGTCCCCGGGGTCGGCGCGCAGGGGGGCGACGCCGAGGCGGCGGTGGAGCACGGGCTGGCAGAGGGCGTCGGTCTCGTCAACTCCTCGCGTGGGATCATCTTCGCCGGGGAGAAGGGCGGCGCGGGCGACGCCGGCGAGGACTTCGACCGCGCGGCCGGACAGGCGGCGAAGCGGCTGAAAGGGCGGCTGAACGAGTACCGGTAG
- a CDS encoding HTH domain-containing protein, whose amino-acid sequence MTSTASVELLMREPVYGTHNRQQSVVRELRELESAGRVDEVDVTTWGKRLVLDDDRDRHTSSTARERFREFEAWAERTGHSLEPAFARRTLRIDPDAAPKAVVDLPVICLAVFDDGLRAVLPCADGDETYTVDDGLRMLAGEGDPVPGLDRRKVA is encoded by the coding sequence ATGACCAGCACAGCCAGCGTCGAGCTACTGATGCGGGAGCCGGTGTACGGCACGCACAACCGACAGCAGTCCGTCGTGCGGGAGCTACGGGAACTCGAATCGGCCGGTCGCGTCGACGAGGTGGACGTGACGACGTGGGGGAAGCGCCTCGTCCTCGACGACGACCGGGACCGCCACACGTCCTCGACGGCCCGTGAACGGTTCCGCGAGTTCGAGGCCTGGGCCGAGCGGACCGGACACAGCCTCGAACCGGCGTTCGCGCGGCGGACGCTGCGGATCGACCCCGACGCCGCACCGAAGGCGGTCGTCGACCTTCCGGTGATCTGTCTCGCCGTGTTCGACGACGGCCTCCGGGCGGTGCTGCCGTGTGCCGACGGTGACGAGACGTACACCGTCGACGACGGCCTCCGAATGCTGGCCGGCGAGGGCGACCCGGTCCCCGGTCTCGACCGTCGAAAGGTAGCCTGA
- a CDS encoding HAD family hydrolase: protein MALRAVVFDLDYTLAVPARDRETLLREAAAAADAPELSRNAYLDAHRRNLTGETREPIFRELLAEHDTDADPADLAAEYRRTIAAALEPVSGAAGLVRDLRERYRVGLLTNGPVRAQRDKLATLGWEDLFDAVVISGDLPAGKPDRRAFEAALGALDVAPAEAAYVGDEVEADVGGASDAGLAVVQVVWPDGPDPDPRADAHVDRAELAAALPGVLDGF from the coding sequence ATGGCGCTTCGCGCGGTCGTGTTCGACCTCGACTACACGCTGGCCGTGCCCGCCCGGGACCGGGAGACGCTGCTGCGCGAGGCGGCTGCCGCCGCCGACGCGCCCGAACTCTCGCGGAACGCGTACCTCGACGCTCACCGCCGCAACCTCACGGGCGAGACGCGCGAGCCGATCTTCCGGGAACTGCTCGCGGAACACGACACCGACGCCGACCCGGCCGACCTCGCCGCCGAGTACCGGCGAACGATAGCCGCGGCGCTGGAGCCGGTGTCCGGCGCGGCGGGGCTGGTCCGTGACCTCCGCGAACGGTACCGCGTCGGCCTGCTGACGAACGGTCCCGTCCGCGCCCAGCGGGACAAACTCGCGACGCTCGGCTGGGAGGACCTGTTCGACGCCGTCGTGATCTCGGGCGACCTACCGGCGGGCAAACCCGACCGCCGGGCGTTCGAGGCGGCGCTGGGCGCGCTCGATGTCGCGCCGGCCGAGGCAGCGTACGTCGGCGACGAGGTCGAGGCGGACGTGGGCGGCGCGAGCGACGCCGGCCTCGCGGTCGTGCAGGTCGTCTGGCCGGACGGGCCCGACCCGGACCCGCGGGCCGACGCCCACGTCGACCGCGCGGAACTGGCGGCGGCGCTCCCGGGCGTGCTGGACGGGTTCTAA
- a CDS encoding DUF2240 family protein — MSLRTAVAAPFRQRGAERLGENEFVVALSLDRDWFSPDQAKRLIDVATGQGLLAREDGDLVPSFDPEDVTVPEGFVPDESILQERSTFEQVLDRVVADGVEKQAAVADINRLQGELGVTVEAAAVVYARRQGVDVDEPARAAVEELGGD; from the coding sequence ATGAGTCTCCGCACCGCCGTCGCCGCACCGTTCCGCCAGCGCGGGGCCGAGCGGCTCGGCGAGAACGAGTTCGTCGTCGCGCTGTCGCTCGACCGCGACTGGTTCTCGCCGGACCAGGCCAAGCGCCTGATCGACGTGGCGACGGGCCAGGGGTTGCTCGCCCGCGAGGACGGCGACCTGGTCCCGTCGTTCGACCCCGAGGACGTGACCGTGCCCGAGGGGTTCGTCCCCGACGAGTCGATACTCCAGGAGCGGTCGACGTTCGAGCAGGTGCTCGACCGGGTCGTCGCCGACGGCGTGGAAAAGCAGGCGGCCGTCGCGGACATCAATCGCCTCCAGGGCGAACTCGGGGTTACCGTCGAGGCCGCCGCCGTGGTGTACGCCCGCCGGCAGGGCGTGGACGTGGACGAGCCGGCGCGGGCGGCCGTCGAGGAACTGGGCGGCGACTGA
- a CDS encoding 30S ribosomal protein S8e has product MTDQRRSTRKRTGGRLRPNADRKKHQLGRSPTETQVGEPNLKTTDARGNTTKTRALSTNVAQVASDGETVEAEIEDVVENPSNPNYVRRNIVTKGAIIETSEGRARVTSRPGQTGQVNAVLVDE; this is encoded by the coding sequence ATGACCGACCAGCGACGCTCGACGCGCAAGCGGACGGGCGGCCGACTGCGACCGAACGCCGACCGCAAGAAACACCAGCTCGGGCGCTCCCCGACCGAGACCCAGGTCGGCGAGCCCAACCTGAAGACGACCGACGCCCGCGGCAACACGACCAAGACCCGCGCGCTCTCGACCAACGTCGCGCAGGTCGCCAGCGACGGCGAGACCGTCGAGGCCGAAATCGAGGACGTGGTCGAGAACCCGAGCAACCCCAACTACGTCCGCCGGAACATCGTCACGAAGGGCGCTATCATCGAGACCAGCGAGGGCCGCGCCCGCGTCACCTCCCGCCCCGGCCAGACCGGGCAGGTCAACGCCGTCCTCGTCGACGAGTAA
- a CDS encoding phosphate uptake regulator PhoU has translation METRKVQVTGGSTYTVSLPKSWATDNGISAGSEVEFYPEEDSLLLTPRSEDERTEGSLDVSDLEGEKLTRAVMTMYVSGFDIIALEAGRITTDQRRAIREAVQGLVGVEVLEETSERVVLQDLLDSSELSIENAVTRMRLISRSMLDDAVTALVEDDDDLARDVIERDDDVDRLWFVVSRIFRATLRSPRAAKELGLPRETCFDYHSCARQLERIADHSAKIAHLALQLDAVPEEVAEALEAAHEDSASVINKAMEALLTTEEGGSTTLANDARQSILTIDDHTRELRELLRDLDPAEAQLLGLVADSLSRSADYGGNIAETALQKTAPRP, from the coding sequence ATGGAGACCCGCAAGGTCCAGGTGACGGGCGGATCGACGTACACCGTCTCGCTTCCCAAGTCGTGGGCGACCGACAACGGGATCAGCGCCGGCAGCGAGGTCGAGTTCTACCCGGAGGAGGACTCCCTGCTGTTGACCCCCCGGAGCGAGGACGAGCGGACGGAGGGATCGCTCGACGTGTCGGACCTGGAAGGCGAGAAGCTGACCCGGGCGGTGATGACGATGTACGTCAGCGGCTTCGACATCATCGCGCTGGAGGCGGGCCGGATCACGACCGACCAGCGGCGGGCCATCCGCGAGGCCGTCCAGGGGCTGGTCGGCGTCGAGGTACTGGAGGAGACGAGCGAGCGCGTCGTCCTCCAGGACCTGCTCGACTCCTCGGAGCTGTCGATCGAGAACGCCGTCACGCGGATGCGGCTCATCTCGCGGTCGATGCTGGACGATGCGGTCACGGCACTCGTCGAGGACGACGACGACCTGGCGCGGGACGTGATCGAGCGCGACGACGACGTGGACCGCCTCTGGTTCGTCGTCTCCCGGATCTTCCGGGCGACGCTGCGCTCCCCGCGGGCTGCCAAGGAGCTTGGGCTGCCGCGGGAGACGTGTTTCGACTACCACTCCTGTGCCCGCCAGCTCGAACGGATCGCGGACCACTCCGCAAAGATCGCCCACCTTGCGCTGCAGCTGGACGCGGTCCCGGAGGAGGTCGCCGAGGCGCTGGAGGCCGCCCACGAGGACTCGGCGAGCGTGATCAACAAGGCGATGGAGGCGCTGCTGACGACCGAGGAAGGCGGGTCGACGACGCTGGCCAACGACGCCCGGCAGTCGATCCTGACCATCGACGACCACACCCGCGAGCTTCGAGAGCTGCTACGCGATCTGGACCCGGCGGAGGCCCAGTTGCTCGGGCTGGTCGCCGACTCGCTCTCCCGGAGCGCGGACTACGGCGGCAACATCGCCGAGACGGCGCTGCAGAAGACCGCACCGCGCCCGTAG
- a CDS encoding PstS family phosphate ABC transporter substrate-binding protein yields MSDQTGTAFDISRRKFLAASGAASATALAGCNVLGSSSGLTGSITISGSSTVHPVSAAMAEEFQRDHSGVDISLNKTGTGGGFSKQFCPGDSEINGASRPITDSERESCASNGVEPLQFQIGSDALTVAVNPEADWVDCMTVDELNQIWQPDGAQQWSDVRDEWPDEEIKLYGAASTSGTFDWFTEYVNGEVGRHRSDYEATENDNRIVQGVEGDEYAMGYFGYSYYAENQDRVKAVSIDAGSGCTEPSLDNAKDDSYPMARPLFIYVAEGALQEEAVVRFLEFYFEQAAGDIVRNIGYVPSSDEMRETNLSKLDEHAGGGASSTSEGDGNESS; encoded by the coding sequence ATGTCAGACCAGACCGGTACAGCGTTCGATATCTCGCGGCGGAAGTTTCTGGCGGCGTCCGGCGCGGCGAGCGCGACCGCACTGGCCGGCTGTAACGTTCTCGGTAGCAGCAGCGGACTTACGGGTTCGATCACCATCTCCGGGTCCAGCACGGTCCACCCCGTCTCGGCCGCGATGGCCGAGGAGTTCCAGCGCGACCACTCCGGCGTGGACATCTCGCTGAACAAGACCGGCACCGGCGGCGGCTTCAGCAAGCAGTTCTGTCCGGGCGACAGCGAGATCAACGGCGCATCCCGTCCAATCACCGACAGCGAGCGGGAGAGCTGTGCCTCGAACGGCGTTGAGCCGCTCCAGTTCCAGATCGGTTCCGACGCGCTGACCGTCGCCGTCAACCCGGAGGCCGACTGGGTCGACTGCATGACCGTCGACGAACTCAACCAGATCTGGCAGCCGGACGGCGCACAGCAGTGGAGCGACGTGCGCGACGAGTGGCCCGACGAGGAGATCAAGCTGTACGGCGCGGCGTCGACCTCCGGCACGTTCGACTGGTTCACCGAGTACGTCAACGGCGAAGTGGGACGTCACCGGAGCGACTACGAGGCCACCGAGAACGACAACCGGATCGTTCAGGGCGTCGAGGGCGACGAGTACGCGATGGGCTACTTCGGTTACTCCTACTACGCCGAGAACCAGGACCGCGTGAAGGCCGTCTCAATCGACGCCGGCTCCGGCTGTACCGAGCCGAGCCTCGACAACGCCAAGGACGACTCCTACCCGATGGCGCGGCCGCTGTTCATCTACGTGGCGGAGGGCGCACTGCAGGAGGAGGCCGTCGTCCGGTTCCTGGAGTTCTACTTCGAGCAGGCCGCGGGCGACATCGTCCGGAACATCGGCTACGTCCCGTCGAGCGACGAGATGCGCGAGACGAACCTGAGCAAGCTCGACGAGCACGCCGGCGGCGGGGCCAGCAGTACCTCCGAAGGCGACGGTAACGAGAGTTCGTAG